From a region of the Pseudomonas fulva 12-X genome:
- the glyQ gene encoding glycine--tRNA ligase subunit alpha: MSQTTPAVRTFQDLILALQQYWAEQGCVVLQPYDMEVGAGTFHTATFLRAIGPETWNAAYVQPSRRPTDGRYGENPNRLQHYYQFQVVLKPNPENFQELYLGSLKAIGIDPLVHDIRFVEDNWESPTLGAWGLGWEIWLNGMEVTQFTYFQQVGGIECYPVTGEITYGLERLAMYLQGVDSVYDLVWTDGQFGKVTYGDVFHQNEVEQSTYNFEHANVEKLFELFDFYESEANRLIELELPLPTYEMVLKASHTFNLLDARRAISVTARQQYILRVRTLARAVAQSYLQARRRLGFPLAAPDLRDEVLAKLEAAE; the protein is encoded by the coding sequence GTGAGCCAGACAACGCCTGCCGTGCGCACCTTCCAGGACCTGATCCTCGCCCTGCAACAATACTGGGCCGAGCAGGGCTGTGTGGTACTGCAACCCTATGACATGGAAGTGGGCGCCGGTACCTTCCACACCGCCACCTTCCTGCGTGCCATCGGCCCGGAAACCTGGAACGCCGCTTACGTGCAGCCATCGCGTCGCCCCACCGACGGCCGCTACGGCGAGAACCCCAACCGCCTGCAGCACTACTACCAATTTCAGGTTGTGCTCAAGCCGAATCCGGAAAACTTCCAGGAGCTGTACCTGGGCTCGCTGAAGGCCATCGGCATCGACCCGCTGGTGCACGACATCCGTTTCGTCGAAGACAACTGGGAATCGCCGACCCTCGGCGCCTGGGGTCTGGGCTGGGAAATCTGGCTCAACGGCATGGAAGTCACCCAGTTCACCTACTTCCAGCAGGTCGGCGGCATCGAGTGCTACCCGGTCACCGGCGAGATCACCTACGGGCTCGAGCGCCTGGCCATGTACCTGCAGGGCGTCGATTCGGTCTACGACCTGGTATGGACCGACGGCCAGTTCGGCAAGGTGACCTACGGCGACGTGTTCCACCAGAACGAAGTGGAGCAGTCGACCTACAACTTCGAACATGCCAACGTCGAGAAGCTGTTCGAGCTGTTCGACTTCTATGAAAGCGAAGCCAACCGCCTGATCGAACTGGAGCTGCCGCTGCCGACCTACGAGATGGTCCTCAAGGCTTCCCATACCTTCAACCTGCTGGATGCCCGCCGCGCCATTTCGGTGACCGCGCGCCAGCAGTACATCCTGCGCGTGCGCACCCTGGCCCGCGCCGTGGCGCAGAGTTATCTGCAGGCCCGTCGCCGCCTGGGCTTCCCGCTCGCCGCCCCCGATCTGCGTGATGAAGTACTGGCCAAGCTGGAGGCAGCAGAATGA
- the glyS gene encoding glycine--tRNA ligase subunit beta encodes MSALDFLVELGTEELPPKALKTLGESFLSGIEKGLKAAGLSYRGARYYAAPRRLAVLVEQLATEQPDRTVNLDGPPVQAAFDAEGNPTQAALGFAKKCGVELSAIDQSGPKLKFSQHIPGQRAYTLLPGIVENSLNELPIPKRMRWGARKTEFVRPSQWLVMLFGDQIVDCEILAQKANRFSRGHRFHANHEVRISAPAMYAQELRAAYVIADVAERREQIAKRIEQLATEQQGSAIVPPALLDEVSALVEWPVPLVCSFEERFLEVPQEALITTMQDNQKYFCLLDANGKLLPRFITVANVESKDPSQIISGNEKVVRPRLTDAEFFFKQDKKQPLEAFNQRLANVVFQAQLGTVYDKAQRVSALAGFIAGRIGGDAKRGARAGLLSKCDLASEMVGEFPEMQGIAGYYYALNDGEPEDVALALNEQYMPRGAGAELPSTLTGAAVALADKLDTLVGIFGIGMLPTGSKDPYALRRAALGVLRILIEKGLELDLGATVEFAVRQYGSKVKAAGLAPQVLEFIFDRLRARYEDEGVDVSVYQAVRAVNPLSPLDFDQRVQAVQAFRKLPEAEALAAANKRVSNLLSKADGQVASSIEAHYFDTPAEFTLNAAIQKADNAVQPLAQSRQYREALAQLASLRTPVDAFFEAVLVNAEDPKVRANRYALLARLRGLFLGVADISVLG; translated from the coding sequence ATGAGTGCGCTCGATTTTCTGGTTGAACTGGGCACCGAAGAGCTGCCACCCAAAGCCCTGAAAACCCTGGGCGAATCCTTCCTCTCCGGTATCGAGAAAGGCCTCAAGGCCGCCGGCCTTAGCTACCGTGGCGCGCGCTACTACGCCGCGCCGCGCCGCCTGGCCGTGCTGGTCGAGCAACTGGCCACCGAGCAGCCGGACCGCACCGTCAACCTCGACGGCCCACCCGTGCAGGCCGCCTTCGACGCTGAGGGCAACCCGACCCAGGCCGCCCTGGGCTTCGCCAAGAAGTGCGGCGTGGAACTGTCGGCCATCGACCAGAGCGGGCCGAAGCTGAAATTCAGTCAGCACATCCCCGGCCAACGTGCCTACACGCTGCTGCCCGGCATCGTGGAAAACTCGCTGAACGAGCTGCCGATTCCCAAGCGCATGCGCTGGGGCGCCCGCAAGACCGAATTCGTCCGCCCGAGCCAGTGGCTGGTAATGCTGTTCGGCGACCAGATCGTCGACTGCGAAATCCTCGCCCAGAAGGCCAACCGCTTCTCCCGCGGCCACCGCTTCCACGCCAACCATGAAGTGCGCATCTCCGCGCCTGCCATGTATGCACAGGAGCTGCGCGCCGCCTACGTGATCGCCGACGTTGCCGAGCGCCGCGAGCAGATCGCCAAGCGCATCGAGCAGCTGGCCACCGAGCAGCAGGGCAGCGCCATCGTGCCACCGGCGCTGCTCGACGAAGTCAGCGCCCTGGTCGAGTGGCCGGTGCCGCTGGTCTGCTCCTTCGAGGAACGCTTCCTGGAAGTGCCTCAGGAAGCACTGATCACCACCATGCAGGACAACCAGAAGTACTTCTGCCTGCTCGATGCCAACGGCAAGCTGCTGCCGCGCTTCATCACCGTGGCCAACGTCGAGAGCAAGGACCCGAGCCAGATCATCTCCGGTAACGAGAAGGTCGTGCGCCCGCGCCTCACCGACGCCGAGTTCTTCTTCAAGCAGGACAAGAAGCAGCCGCTGGAAGCCTTCAACCAGCGCCTGGCCAACGTGGTGTTCCAGGCCCAGCTCGGCACCGTCTACGACAAGGCCCAGCGCGTCTCGGCCCTGGCCGGCTTCATCGCCGGGCGTATCGGTGGCGACGCCAAGCGTGGCGCCCGCGCCGGCCTGCTGAGCAAGTGCGACCTGGCCAGTGAAATGGTCGGCGAGTTCCCGGAGATGCAGGGCATCGCCGGCTATTACTACGCGCTGAACGATGGCGAGCCGGAAGACGTCGCCCTGGCCCTGAACGAGCAGTACATGCCGCGCGGTGCCGGCGCCGAACTGCCGAGCACCCTGACCGGTGCGGCGGTGGCCCTGGCCGACAAGCTCGACACCCTGGTCGGCATCTTCGGTATCGGCATGCTGCCCACCGGCAGCAAGGATCCTTATGCGCTGCGCCGTGCCGCCCTGGGCGTGCTGCGCATCCTCATCGAGAAGGGGCTGGAGCTGGATCTGGGCGCCACCGTCGAGTTCGCCGTGCGTCAGTACGGCAGCAAGGTCAAGGCCGCTGGCCTGGCCCCGCAGGTGCTGGAATTCATCTTCGACCGCCTGCGTGCGCGCTACGAAGACGAAGGCGTGGACGTTTCCGTGTACCAGGCCGTGCGTGCCGTGAACCCGCTGTCGCCGCTGGACTTCGACCAGCGCGTGCAGGCCGTACAGGCCTTCCGCAAGCTGCCGGAAGCCGAAGCACTGGCCGCCGCCAACAAGCGTGTGTCCAACCTGCTGAGCAAGGCCGACGGGCAAGTGGCGAGCAGCATCGAAGCCCATTACTTCGATACGCCGGCCGAGTTCACCCTCAATGCCGCGATCCAGAAGGCCGACAACGCCGTGCAGCCACTGGCGCAATCGCGTCAGTACCGCGAGGCGCTGGCTCAGCTGGCCTCACTGCGCACGCCGGTGGACGCCTTCTTCGAAGCGGTGCTGGTCAACGCCGAAGACCCCAAGGTCCGTGCCAACCGCTATGCGCTGCTGGCGCGTCTGCGTGGCCTGTTCCTGGGCGTCGCCGATATCTCGGTACTGGGCTAA
- a CDS encoding bifunctional alpha/beta hydrolase/class I SAM-dependent methyltransferase: MTEVRTSTFTTHDGVSLFYRHWPAADAQPNAARRAIVMFHRGHEHGGRMAHLVEELGLQGFDFFAWDARGHGESPGERGDSPSFATSVRDVQTFIDHIASAYGIDTGDMVVLAQSVGAVVVSTWAHDYTPKIRALVLASPAFKVKLYVPFARPGLKLMRAWRGNFFVNSYVKAKFLSHDPQRIASFENDPLISRPISVNMLLGLYDAAERVVADAQAIQIPTQLLISGSDFVVHRKPQEQFFQRLGSLDKEMHILPGFFHDTLGERDRAHALARIRRFVLKAFEQPLQRPSLLDADRLGWSCAEAEELAAPLPKNSPRDLYWRATRASMRLGSNLSAGVKLGFETGFDSGSTLDYVYRNTPTGSSPIGRLIDRNYLNSIGWRGIRQRKVHAEELLRLAMGKLRESSSEVRIVDIAAGHGRYILESLEQGSDKPDSILLRDYSDINVRDGSALIEQKGLGSIARFVKGDAFDKADLAALDPKPTLAVVSGLYELFASNAMVSDSLAGLAAAVEEGGYLIYTGQPWHPQLELIARALTSHRGGEAWVMRRRSQAEMDQLVEAAGFRKLTQRIDEWGIFSVSLAQRVS, encoded by the coding sequence ATGACTGAAGTTCGCACCAGCACCTTCACGACCCACGATGGTGTCAGCCTGTTCTATCGCCACTGGCCTGCCGCTGACGCACAGCCCAACGCAGCACGTCGCGCCATCGTGATGTTTCACCGTGGCCACGAGCACGGCGGGCGCATGGCCCATCTGGTCGAGGAACTCGGCCTGCAGGGTTTCGACTTCTTCGCCTGGGATGCCCGCGGCCACGGCGAGTCGCCAGGCGAGCGGGGCGACAGCCCGAGCTTCGCCACCAGCGTGCGCGACGTGCAGACCTTTATCGACCATATCGCGAGCGCCTATGGCATCGACACCGGGGATATGGTGGTGCTGGCCCAGAGCGTCGGCGCCGTGGTGGTCTCCACCTGGGCCCACGACTACACACCGAAGATTCGCGCCCTGGTGCTCGCTTCACCCGCCTTCAAGGTCAAGCTGTATGTACCTTTCGCTCGCCCGGGCCTGAAGCTGATGCGCGCCTGGCGCGGCAATTTCTTCGTCAACAGCTACGTCAAAGCCAAATTCCTCAGCCACGATCCGCAGCGCATCGCCTCGTTCGAGAACGATCCGCTGATCAGCCGACCGATTTCGGTGAATATGCTGCTGGGCCTTTATGATGCCGCCGAGCGCGTGGTCGCCGATGCACAGGCGATTCAGATTCCCACTCAGTTGCTGATCTCCGGCAGCGACTTCGTGGTGCACCGCAAACCCCAGGAGCAGTTCTTCCAGCGCCTGGGCAGCCTGGACAAGGAAATGCACATCCTGCCCGGGTTCTTTCACGACACTCTGGGCGAGCGCGACCGCGCCCACGCGCTGGCCCGCATTCGCCGTTTCGTACTGAAAGCCTTCGAGCAGCCGCTGCAACGCCCCTCACTCCTGGATGCCGATCGCCTCGGCTGGAGCTGCGCCGAGGCCGAAGAGCTGGCGGCGCCGCTACCAAAAAACTCGCCGCGCGATCTTTACTGGCGCGCTACCCGAGCCAGCATGCGCCTCGGCAGCAACCTTTCCGCCGGCGTGAAACTGGGCTTCGAGACCGGCTTCGATTCGGGCAGCACCCTGGATTACGTGTACCGCAACACGCCGACCGGCAGCTCGCCGATTGGCCGGCTGATCGACCGCAACTACCTGAACTCCATCGGCTGGCGGGGCATTCGCCAGCGCAAGGTGCACGCCGAGGAACTGCTGCGTCTGGCCATGGGCAAACTGCGCGAGAGCAGCAGCGAGGTGCGTATCGTCGACATCGCTGCCGGTCATGGTCGCTACATCCTCGAGTCGCTGGAGCAGGGCAGCGACAAGCCGGATTCGATCCTGCTACGTGACTACAGCGACATCAACGTGCGTGACGGCTCGGCATTGATCGAGCAGAAGGGCCTGGGCAGCATCGCTCGCTTCGTCAAAGGCGACGCCTTCGACAAGGCCGACCTGGCAGCGCTGGATCCCAAACCGACCCTGGCGGTGGTCTCCGGCCTTTATGAACTGTTCGCCAGCAACGCGATGGTCAGCGATTCGCTGGCCGGTCTAGCGGCGGCCGTGGAAGAGGGCGGTTACCTGATCTACACCGGCCAACCCTGGCACCCGCAGCTGGAACTGATCGCCCGCGCCCTGACCAGCCACCGCGGCGGTGAGGCCTGGGTGATGCGTCGGCGCAGCCAGGCGGAGATGGATCAACTGGTCGAAGCGGCAGGCTTTCGCAAGCTGACCCAGCGCATCGATGAGTGGGGCATCTTCAGCGTGTCCCTGGCGCAGCGGGTGTCCTGA
- a CDS encoding lysophospholipid acyltransferase family protein, with translation MSPVQSLRTVLFYLLLSSSSFVWCIISVFVAPFLPFRARYRFVVQAWCRSAVWLAKVVAGIKYEVTGAENIPERPCVILAKHQSTWETFFLCAYFEPLSQVIKRELMYVPFFGWALSMLKPIAIDRSNPKAALKQLAQQGRTRLEQGAWVLVFPEGTRIPDGQIGKFSRGGTALAVNSNLPVLPIAHNAGQFWPKDGWSKKPGVVQVVIGPAMYAEGEGPRAIANLNDRVFEWVSQAQCQIGALSPQAEAVETANDLA, from the coding sequence ATGTCGCCAGTGCAGTCCCTCAGAACCGTACTCTTCTACCTGCTGCTGTCTTCCAGCTCGTTCGTCTGGTGCATCATCAGCGTGTTCGTCGCGCCCTTCCTGCCGTTCCGTGCCCGCTACCGCTTCGTGGTGCAGGCCTGGTGCCGAAGCGCGGTGTGGCTGGCCAAGGTGGTTGCCGGCATCAAGTACGAGGTCACGGGCGCCGAAAACATCCCCGAGCGCCCCTGTGTAATCCTCGCCAAGCACCAGAGCACCTGGGAGACATTCTTCCTGTGCGCCTACTTCGAGCCGCTGAGCCAGGTCATCAAGCGCGAGCTGATGTACGTGCCATTCTTCGGCTGGGCGCTGTCCATGCTCAAGCCCATCGCCATCGACCGCAGCAACCCCAAGGCCGCACTCAAGCAATTGGCCCAACAGGGCCGTACACGCCTGGAGCAGGGCGCCTGGGTGCTGGTGTTCCCGGAAGGCACGCGCATCCCGGACGGCCAGATCGGCAAGTTCTCCCGCGGCGGCACCGCCCTGGCGGTTAACAGCAACCTACCGGTGCTGCCGATTGCCCATAACGCCGGGCAGTTCTGGCCGAAGGACGGCTGGAGCAAGAAACCGGGCGTGGTACAGGTGGTGATCGGCCCGGCGATGTATGCAGAAGGTGAAGGCCCGCGGGCGATCGCCAACCTCAACGATCGCGTCTTCGAATGGGTCAGCCAGGCCCAGTGCCAGATCGGTGCGCTCAGCCCACAGGCCGAAGCGGTGGAAACGGCCAACGATCTGGCTTGA
- the gmhB gene encoding D-glycero-beta-D-manno-heptose 1,7-bisphosphate 7-phosphatase encodes MKLIILDRDGVINQDSDAYIKSLEEWIPIPGSIEAIAALSKAGWTVAVATNQSGIARGYYPLSVLEAMHARLRELVAEQGGEVGLIVQCPHGPDDGCECRKPKPGMLLQIAAHYDVPLAGVWFVGDSASDLETALAVDCQPVLVKTGKGERTLAKAALPTGTLIFDDLAAVAARLLT; translated from the coding sequence ATGAAGCTAATCATTCTCGACCGCGACGGAGTCATCAATCAAGATTCCGACGCCTATATCAAAAGCCTCGAGGAGTGGATTCCGATCCCCGGCTCCATCGAGGCCATCGCCGCGCTGAGCAAGGCGGGCTGGACCGTGGCCGTGGCCACCAACCAGTCCGGCATCGCGCGCGGCTATTACCCGCTGAGCGTGCTGGAAGCCATGCATGCGCGATTGCGTGAGTTGGTGGCGGAGCAGGGCGGTGAAGTCGGCCTGATCGTGCAGTGCCCTCACGGCCCGGACGACGGCTGCGAGTGCCGCAAGCCCAAGCCCGGCATGTTGCTCCAGATCGCCGCGCACTATGATGTGCCGCTCGCCGGCGTGTGGTTCGTGGGTGACAGCGCCAGTGACCTGGAAACGGCGCTCGCCGTCGACTGTCAGCCCGTGCTGGTGAAAACCGGCAAGGGTGAGCGCACCCTGGCCAAAGCCGCTCTGCCAACCGGCACCCTGATATTCGACGACCTGGCGGCCGTGGCTGCCCGGCTTCTCACTTGA
- a CDS encoding CDP-alcohol phosphatidyltransferase family protein, whose amino-acid sequence MLSIYQLKPRFQNLLRPLVQRLYDRGVTANQVTLSAAVVSVLIGLLLALFPHHLWLFALIPLWMILRMALNAVDGMLAREFGQQSTLGAYLNELCDVIADAALFLPFALLPSVSPTLVVVLVLFALISEYAGVMGPMVGASRRYDGPMGKSDRAFCFGVLGAGVATALLPPNWINPILAVITALLLYTLFNRVRQGLAQASSSAQ is encoded by the coding sequence ATGCTTTCGATCTATCAGCTGAAACCCCGCTTTCAGAATCTTCTGCGGCCCCTGGTGCAGCGCCTGTATGACCGCGGCGTCACTGCCAATCAGGTGACGCTCAGCGCAGCTGTCGTGTCGGTGCTGATCGGCCTGCTGCTCGCTCTATTCCCACACCATCTCTGGCTATTTGCGCTGATCCCGCTGTGGATGATTCTGCGCATGGCGCTCAACGCCGTGGACGGCATGCTGGCCCGCGAATTTGGCCAGCAGTCGACCCTCGGCGCCTATCTCAACGAACTGTGCGACGTGATAGCCGATGCCGCGTTGTTCCTGCCGTTCGCCCTGCTGCCTAGCGTGTCTCCAACGCTGGTCGTGGTGCTGGTGCTGTTCGCGCTGATCAGCGAATACGCCGGTGTCATGGGTCCGATGGTTGGCGCCTCACGCCGCTATGACGGCCCGATGGGCAAGAGCGACCGCGCCTTCTGCTTCGGCGTTCTGGGCGCTGGCGTGGCCACCGCGCTGTTGCCGCCGAACTGGATCAACCCGATTCTCGCGGTGATCACCGCGCTGCTGCTGTACACGCTGTTCAACCGCGTACGCCAGGGCCTGGCGCAAGCGTCTTCTTCTGCGCAATAG